From Riemerella anatipestifer ATCC 11845 = DSM 15868, a single genomic window includes:
- a CDS encoding DUF6452 family protein yields the protein MKLFKLVFVLGMLLSLASCGSDDDICESGLSSPRMKLKFKDSSNKLYQPDTLIIGVKLTGEENIKTVVSALKPDSVLVPLRVDDTNFTDLYISTSAKGMPSKVRVLYTPVSEYVSPACGMRRLYNDLSAVLENATPVKNIELNEKNVHDENKTHLYLIF from the coding sequence ATGAAATTATTCAAACTTGTTTTTGTTTTAGGAATGCTACTGTCTCTCGCCTCTTGTGGAAGCGATGACGATATTTGCGAAAGTGGACTAAGCTCTCCTAGAATGAAACTTAAATTTAAAGACAGCTCTAACAAACTCTACCAGCCAGATACCCTTATTATTGGGGTAAAACTGACAGGGGAGGAGAACATTAAAACGGTAGTTTCTGCCTTAAAACCAGATTCGGTACTCGTGCCATTGAGAGTAGATGATACCAACTTTACAGACCTCTACATTAGTACTAGTGCCAAAGGAATGCCCTCCAAAGTAAGGGTGCTTTACACGCCTGTTTCAGAATATGTTTCTCCTGCTTGTGGTATGCGAAGGCTCTACAACGACCTATCGGCTGTTTTGGAAAATGCCACTCCTGTTAAAAATATAGAACTCAACGAAAAGAATGTCCACGATGAAAATAAAACCCATCTTTATCTTATTTTTTAG
- a CDS encoding DUF6048 family protein, whose amino-acid sequence MKIKPIFILFFSVFFLNLSAQDKDNLKTKWKYQPNAMVGINVLGAGLSVFSKQKNIQFFVSSEIKGKLNGIIEGGYAQNIYDKNAYNATTSGIFGKLGAFYMMVTDAEDRRNGFYAGGKLATAFYQQTYHAIPTKGSLGQVFTTSLPTSRQSSYWVEATVGGRVRLFNSNFFIDVNAQPKYLLYTTKQDGVFPMIVPGFGRSSGKFNMGFAWNLAYYF is encoded by the coding sequence ATGAAAATAAAACCCATCTTTATCTTATTTTTTAGTGTTTTTTTCCTAAACCTATCTGCTCAAGACAAAGACAACCTAAAAACAAAATGGAAATATCAGCCTAACGCTATGGTGGGGATCAATGTTTTAGGGGCAGGGCTTTCAGTATTTTCTAAGCAAAAGAACATTCAGTTTTTTGTTTCAAGCGAAATTAAAGGCAAACTCAATGGGATTATAGAAGGTGGTTATGCCCAAAACATTTATGACAAAAATGCTTATAATGCAACTACTTCGGGTATTTTTGGTAAGCTGGGAGCCTTCTATATGATGGTAACTGATGCCGAAGACCGTCGTAATGGATTCTATGCAGGAGGTAAACTCGCTACTGCTTTTTATCAGCAAACCTACCACGCCATTCCTACCAAAGGCTCTCTAGGGCAAGTTTTTACGACTAGTTTGCCCACTTCTCGGCAATCCTCTTATTGGGTAGAAGCTACCGTGGGCGGAAGGGTAAGGCTTTTTAATTCTAACTTCTTTATAGATGTTAATGCACAACCCAAATACTTGCTTTACACCACAAAACAAGACGGCGTTTTCCCTATGATTGTCCCTGGATTTGGACGAAGTTCTGGGAAATTTAATATGGGATTTGCTTGGAATTTAGCGTATTATTTTTAA
- the asd gene encoding aspartate-semialdehyde dehydrogenase, giving the protein MKIAVVGATGMVGQVMLKVLEERDFPITELIPVASEKSVGKKIKFKGAEYPIVSMEDAVAKQPAIAIFSAGGGTSLEWAPKFAEVGSFVVDNSSAWRMDPTKKLVVPEINAEVLTKDDKIIANPNCSTIQLVMVLNPLHKKYKIKRVVVSTYQSVTGTGKAAVDQLNDEIRTSVEGGEASVPKVYPYEIFKNALPHCDVFSDEGYTKEELKLMREPKKIMGDDSFNLTATAVRVPVQGGHSESVNIEFENDFDLEEVKQILANTSGVTLQDDLSQNLYPMARYSEGKDDVFVGRLRRDISQPNTLNCWIVADNLRKGAATNAVQIAEYLVKHQLV; this is encoded by the coding sequence ATGAAAATAGCAGTAGTAGGTGCCACAGGTATGGTGGGACAAGTGATGCTTAAAGTGTTGGAAGAAAGAGATTTTCCTATAACGGAGCTTATTCCTGTAGCGTCTGAAAAATCGGTTGGAAAAAAGATAAAATTTAAAGGAGCAGAATATCCTATTGTGTCTATGGAAGATGCCGTAGCAAAGCAACCTGCCATTGCTATATTTTCCGCAGGTGGTGGCACTTCTTTGGAGTGGGCTCCTAAGTTTGCAGAAGTAGGCTCTTTTGTGGTGGATAACTCTTCAGCGTGGCGAATGGATCCTACTAAAAAATTGGTAGTTCCAGAAATAAATGCAGAGGTTTTAACCAAAGACGATAAGATTATTGCTAATCCAAACTGTTCTACAATTCAGTTGGTAATGGTGCTTAATCCGTTGCATAAAAAGTATAAAATAAAAAGAGTGGTAGTATCTACCTATCAGTCGGTTACAGGGACAGGTAAGGCGGCGGTTGACCAGCTTAATGATGAAATTAGAACTTCTGTAGAAGGTGGAGAAGCATCAGTTCCGAAGGTTTACCCTTATGAAATATTCAAAAATGCTTTGCCTCATTGCGATGTGTTTTCTGATGAAGGCTACACCAAAGAAGAGCTTAAACTGATGCGTGAGCCTAAGAAAATTATGGGAGACGATAGCTTTAACCTCACGGCTACAGCGGTAAGAGTACCTGTGCAAGGCGGACATTCTGAAAGCGTAAACATAGAGTTTGAAAACGATTTTGATTTAGAAGAGGTGAAACAAATATTAGCCAATACTAGTGGTGTAACGCTTCAGGACGATTTGAGCCAAAATCTATATCCTATGGCAAGATACTCTGAAGGTAAAGATGATGTTTTTGTGGGTAGATTAAGAAGAGATATTTCTCAACCTAATACACTTAACTGCTGGATTGTAGCAGATAACCTAAGAAAAGGAGCAGCTACCAATGCGGTACAAATTGCAGAATATTTGGTAAAACATCAGTTGGTTTAA
- a CDS encoding endonuclease/exonuclease/phosphatase family protein yields MMKILRIIVFIIHLGLLALLYLCMMNAYIPPRVFAELNFLSLAFPILVLGYCLLCLFWILSWKKRGLFFLLALVLLLTPIRRWVNYSTENKNASDFKVVSFNIKAAEAGIANIDHHLESFSPDIILIQEKGDFKEEIESMPYRKEIDILEFYSKTPIIESGRILIDADNGYASYIDTEIKGKRIRFINVYLKPFELNKDMVKPSTNLTVSEEKAKSLIARFLPVFKAHQTQVEQIRLAVEKSPYPVILGGDFNAVPNSYEYYYLSQNMTDSFLEVGKGLGTTFHDYKFPIRIDYLFSTKEIKPVSLDTDRSRQLSDHCPIIGEFKY; encoded by the coding sequence ATGATGAAAATTCTTAGAATAATTGTATTTATTATACATTTAGGGCTTTTGGCATTGCTCTATTTGTGTATGATGAATGCCTACATTCCGCCGAGAGTATTTGCAGAACTTAATTTTTTGTCTTTAGCCTTCCCTATTTTAGTTTTGGGCTATTGTCTGTTATGTTTGTTTTGGATTTTGAGTTGGAAAAAGAGAGGCTTATTTTTCCTATTGGCTTTAGTATTGCTTTTAACGCCTATCAGGAGATGGGTTAACTATTCCACAGAAAATAAAAATGCCTCCGATTTCAAGGTGGTTAGTTTTAATATTAAAGCTGCAGAAGCTGGTATCGCTAATATAGACCATCATCTAGAATCTTTCTCTCCTGACATTATTCTAATACAAGAAAAAGGAGATTTTAAAGAAGAGATAGAAAGTATGCCTTACAGAAAAGAAATAGACATCTTGGAGTTCTATTCTAAAACACCTATAATAGAATCTGGGAGAATTCTAATTGATGCGGATAATGGCTATGCGAGTTATATAGATACCGAAATTAAAGGCAAGCGGATAAGATTCATAAATGTTTACTTAAAGCCTTTTGAGTTAAATAAAGATATGGTAAAGCCAAGCACAAATCTTACTGTTTCTGAAGAAAAAGCCAAAAGTTTAATAGCACGATTTTTACCTGTCTTTAAAGCTCACCAAACACAAGTAGAGCAGATAAGACTAGCCGTAGAAAAATCACCTTATCCTGTGATTTTAGGCGGTGATTTTAATGCCGTTCCTAATTCTTATGAGTATTATTATCTAAGCCAAAATATGACGGACAGCTTCTTAGAAGTAGGCAAAGGCTTAGGAACTACCTTCCATGATTATAAATTTCCAATAAGGATAGATTATCTCTTTTCAACTAAAGAAATAAAACCTGTTTCTCTAGATACGGATAGAAGCAGACAACTGTCCGACCACTGCCCTATCATTGGAGAATTCAAGTATTAA
- a CDS encoding rhomboid family intramembrane serine protease, which produces MFQNIPPITRNLIIINVVVFILGYFLPAGIENFLPAYFPLSPNFRSWQIITHMFMHGGFPHLLFNMIGLWSFGSVLERALGEKKYLILYFFSGLGAFILFNVWNYYHFYQLTSSLHQQGVDLASVFRGANLNNPSLNIRAIFGRSDEVAQLQQFLITPMVGASGAIFGVLAAFAVTYPNAGIMILFIPFPIKAKILFPIIIVGSIYLGFTQMAGDNVAHFAHLGGALVGYILIKMWSRNRFRIQ; this is translated from the coding sequence ATGTTTCAGAATATACCACCAATCACTAGAAATCTTATCATCATCAATGTGGTTGTATTTATACTAGGTTACTTTTTACCAGCAGGGATAGAGAATTTCTTACCAGCTTATTTCCCGTTGTCGCCTAATTTTAGGTCTTGGCAAATCATTACGCATATGTTTATGCACGGAGGATTTCCGCATCTTTTGTTTAATATGATAGGTTTGTGGAGTTTCGGTTCTGTTTTGGAAAGGGCTTTAGGTGAGAAGAAATACCTTATACTCTACTTTTTTAGTGGGTTGGGAGCGTTCATTCTATTTAATGTTTGGAACTATTATCACTTCTATCAGCTTACGAGCAGTCTGCATCAGCAAGGTGTAGATTTAGCCTCGGTATTTAGAGGAGCTAATCTCAACAATCCTTCTTTAAACATAAGAGCTATTTTCGGAAGAAGTGATGAGGTAGCACAATTACAACAATTTTTAATAACACCAATGGTAGGTGCCTCTGGAGCGATATTTGGTGTGTTAGCGGCTTTCGCAGTGACTTACCCTAATGCAGGGATTATGATTTTGTTTATACCATTCCCAATAAAGGCTAAAATACTATTTCCAATCATTATAGTGGGGTCTATTTATTTAGGGTTTACCCAGATGGCAGGAGATAATGTGGCACATTTTGCACATTTAGGCGGAGCATTAGTGGGATATATTCTTATAAAAATGTGGAGTAGAAACCGTTTCAGAATACAGTAA
- the mutL gene encoding DNA mismatch repair endonuclease MutL, which produces MADIIRLLPDYVANQIAAGEVVQRPASVVKELIENAIDAKATKVELIIREAGKNLIQVVDNGAGMSETDARMAFERHATSKIYATEDIFKIATKGFRGEALASIAAVAQVELKTKKEEDIVGTNIYIEGGELQFQEAVQTSEGSNFAVKNLFYNVPARRKFLKSNNVEFRHIIDEFHRVALAHEDIEFSLYHNDEEIFKLRKASLLQRIVDIFGRKLQPLLIPIKEDLDWVKLNGYVAKPEGAKKSRGEQFFFVNGRFFRSAYLNKAVQEAFDGLLQQGYNPSFFLYLEIDPEKIDVNIHPQKTEIKFEDETLIFALIRSTIKKSLGVYNVSPSLDFDKDESQSQLLGLQSHYPKATLSISNSSYKAPSIQVDRDYNPFQQERVKPSESIALTELYSQSITTAEPSRINLFEDEDFDEDLMRLPNGYWLYNRGEDTLMLDLGRMHSVVVSERRKQKKETGVGQKLLFSIEYLLNEMEKNKYRSIKKYLPQLGFEMELGDDNVLRINAVPNGLKEKQVNEFLEKLFEVLDYKTEEEFMAYYENQWTKINAKSRFDFFYKTEVEQMIKDFSDLGFPEYTPSGKKCYIALPLEDLKNKIKN; this is translated from the coding sequence ATGGCAGATATTATTAGACTTTTACCAGATTATGTAGCCAACCAAATTGCAGCGGGTGAGGTGGTGCAAAGACCAGCTTCTGTAGTAAAGGAGCTGATAGAGAATGCTATAGATGCTAAGGCAACTAAAGTAGAACTCATCATAAGAGAAGCTGGCAAAAACTTGATACAAGTAGTAGATAATGGTGCGGGAATGTCCGAAACTGACGCAAGAATGGCTTTTGAACGCCACGCCACTTCTAAAATCTATGCTACCGAAGATATTTTTAAGATTGCTACTAAGGGGTTTAGAGGCGAAGCCTTAGCCTCTATTGCAGCGGTGGCACAGGTAGAGCTGAAAACTAAAAAAGAAGAAGATATTGTAGGTACTAATATCTATATAGAAGGTGGAGAATTGCAATTTCAGGAGGCTGTACAAACTTCGGAAGGGTCTAATTTTGCAGTTAAAAATTTATTTTACAATGTACCTGCTAGGCGTAAATTTTTGAAGTCTAACAATGTAGAATTTAGGCACATTATAGACGAATTTCATAGAGTAGCATTGGCTCATGAGGATATAGAATTTTCGCTTTATCATAATGATGAGGAAATTTTCAAACTCAGAAAAGCAAGTCTTCTACAAAGAATTGTAGATATATTCGGTAGGAAACTTCAGCCTTTGCTTATTCCTATAAAAGAAGATTTAGATTGGGTAAAACTTAATGGTTATGTTGCAAAACCAGAGGGAGCTAAGAAATCGAGAGGAGAGCAATTTTTCTTTGTTAATGGTAGGTTTTTTAGAAGTGCTTATCTCAATAAAGCGGTTCAGGAAGCGTTTGATGGGTTGCTTCAACAAGGCTACAATCCGTCGTTTTTCTTATATCTAGAAATAGACCCAGAGAAAATAGATGTAAACATACACCCACAAAAAACCGAAATTAAATTTGAGGACGAAACCCTTATTTTCGCTCTTATTCGTTCTACAATAAAGAAATCTTTGGGTGTTTATAATGTGTCTCCTAGTTTAGATTTTGATAAAGATGAAAGCCAAAGTCAGCTTTTAGGTTTGCAAAGTCATTATCCTAAAGCTACGCTGTCCATCAGTAATAGTAGTTACAAAGCACCGTCTATACAGGTAGATAGAGATTATAATCCGTTTCAGCAGGAGCGTGTAAAACCTTCTGAAAGCATCGCCCTTACAGAGCTTTATAGCCAAAGTATTACCACAGCAGAGCCTTCTAGAATCAATTTATTTGAAGATGAAGACTTTGATGAGGATTTAATGAGATTGCCTAATGGCTATTGGCTTTATAACCGAGGAGAAGATACACTTATGCTAGATTTGGGAAGAATGCACTCTGTGGTTGTTAGCGAACGAAGAAAACAGAAAAAAGAGACAGGCGTAGGTCAAAAACTACTGTTTTCCATAGAGTATCTGCTCAACGAAATGGAGAAAAATAAGTACCGTTCCATAAAGAAATATTTGCCACAATTAGGCTTTGAAATGGAACTTGGGGACGACAATGTTTTGAGAATAAACGCCGTGCCTAACGGATTGAAGGAGAAGCAAGTCAATGAGTTTTTGGAGAAACTATTTGAAGTGTTGGACTACAAAACCGAGGAAGAATTTATGGCTTACTATGAAAATCAATGGACGAAGATTAACGCTAAATCTCGCTTTGATTTCTTCTATAAAACCGAAGTAGAGCAGATGATTAAAGACTTCTCGGATTTAGGGTTTCCTGAATACACACCATCAGGAAAAAAATGTTACATTGCCCTGCCACTGGAAGACTTGAAGAATAAAATTAAAAATTGA
- a CDS encoding T9SS type A sorting domain-containing protein — translation MYKKVLLLTCFYASLLMGQQQELYDPYTPEYFSVGKDDPAWLKLIVDNPSGVNFFEMEKKFSEWLEKDPDARRKTPEKKPAVNFYRRWQKAYRPFVNGNGEIVLPTKKDYFDRLDKQNQRSNQLMAKNQRGLTLLGTNSTLANTNKWRNIGPNSTSRNTPNPDPDGNYYVESFDYHANVFRIDVFKKDANILYSGAETGAVFKTTDKGKNWTACAPSHNFGANITAIRIDPQDANTVWVGSTSGLFVSKDGGNTFSRIKEITTTVNSIRVSDDRKIVTVTTGEAHKFSNSSINRQKDGFYISKNGGTTFRRVMSGIFYDHELKPKNSKVVYLYGRKDTNWYSQLYISYDGGKNFDKGRDILSGARPGRLAVSDAPGGENYLYALVNVENKAYHYGQPHILQSKDSGLTWTDKTTITTDNPTTNERYNYKNTFCPSIDGRQGGQGYYDMMIGASGTNPEHVIFGICSAYRSLNGGEGGYYENAIGGYCFGNFKMHADMQDIAIAGDEVWIANDGGIKYSNNFFKKVNGKITGEDRIKGIYASDYYGFGQGWNEDVLVGGRWHNGDAVMMKSYGEGKAVYVGGVEQATGYVMVSNPKKVYFSDAGMFIMPDKIDGNVTSPPFISIFNKQPYETLRANGFFGTDPRYAQRILYHPKEGAWSPSRQIWETPDEGITFNMLYDAKDNISNVEFARSNPNVIYACGESFIYKSTDNGITWQQIDMPQLNGFFPNITIDPRDENKIWIVKSYTPGGVAYSENGGKTWVKPLENNPTMNKIAFRWLVLAGDETNGIYLGSDEGSYVYYKDDTMSDWINYSEGLPPAARLTRLVPFFKEGKLRAATSQGIWEIPLYRQTFKPIAQPLATNISEARLPNADMTVEFESYSIVNQDNVQWEWSFNPQPYSIDNPKARNPKVVFKYNGEYDVTLKVTTPQGTDSKTIKKMIVVNNGVLGTNETQEMSNPKKITVYPTLLNQGEELRVKLGEPREKAQFKIYNANGTLVKTVEIETNASKEITVPTHGLPKGVYLFQYSTYSYIQRGKFIIK, via the coding sequence ATGTACAAAAAAGTATTATTATTAACCTGTTTTTATGCCTCATTACTTATGGGGCAGCAGCAAGAACTCTACGACCCCTACACCCCGGAGTATTTCTCGGTAGGTAAGGACGACCCTGCGTGGTTGAAACTCATTGTAGATAACCCAAGTGGGGTAAATTTCTTCGAAATGGAGAAAAAGTTTAGCGAGTGGCTAGAAAAAGACCCTGATGCTAGAAGAAAAACACCAGAGAAAAAACCTGCCGTAAATTTCTACCGAAGATGGCAGAAAGCGTACAGACCTTTTGTAAATGGTAATGGGGAAATTGTGCTTCCTACCAAAAAAGATTATTTTGATAGATTGGACAAGCAAAATCAAAGAAGTAATCAACTAATGGCTAAAAACCAGAGAGGTTTAACCCTATTAGGAACCAACTCCACTCTTGCGAATACAAACAAATGGAGAAATATCGGTCCTAATTCTACTTCCAGAAACACACCAAACCCCGATCCAGACGGGAATTATTATGTGGAATCCTTTGACTATCACGCTAATGTGTTTAGAATAGATGTATTCAAAAAAGACGCTAATATACTCTATTCTGGGGCAGAAACTGGAGCCGTATTCAAAACAACAGATAAGGGGAAAAATTGGACAGCTTGTGCTCCTTCCCATAACTTTGGAGCCAATATTACTGCCATTAGGATAGATCCTCAAGATGCAAATACTGTATGGGTAGGCTCTACATCAGGGCTATTTGTGAGTAAAGACGGAGGCAATACCTTTAGTCGAATAAAAGAAATCACCACTACCGTAAATAGCATAAGGGTAAGTGATGATAGAAAAATCGTAACTGTAACTACAGGAGAGGCTCATAAGTTTAGTAACAGTAGTATAAACAGACAAAAAGATGGTTTTTACATTTCAAAAAACGGAGGCACCACGTTCCGTAGAGTTATGAGTGGTATCTTTTACGACCACGAACTAAAACCAAAAAATTCTAAGGTAGTCTATCTTTACGGACGAAAAGATACAAATTGGTATTCCCAATTATATATTTCTTATGACGGTGGTAAAAATTTCGATAAGGGTAGAGATATATTATCAGGAGCCAGACCAGGCCGTTTAGCGGTGAGCGATGCTCCAGGAGGAGAAAACTACCTTTATGCCTTAGTGAACGTAGAAAACAAGGCTTATCACTACGGGCAGCCTCATATTCTACAAAGTAAAGACAGCGGACTTACATGGACCGATAAAACAACCATAACAACGGATAACCCCACAACAAACGAAAGATACAACTATAAAAACACTTTTTGCCCATCGATAGACGGAAGACAAGGGGGACAAGGCTACTACGATATGATGATAGGTGCTTCTGGCACTAACCCTGAACATGTTATTTTCGGTATATGCAGTGCCTATCGCTCTCTAAACGGTGGAGAAGGAGGATACTACGAAAACGCTATAGGAGGTTATTGTTTTGGAAATTTTAAAATGCATGCCGATATGCAAGACATCGCTATTGCGGGCGATGAAGTTTGGATTGCCAATGATGGGGGAATTAAGTACTCCAACAATTTTTTTAAGAAAGTGAATGGTAAAATTACAGGTGAAGACCGTATTAAAGGCATCTATGCCAGCGATTATTACGGGTTTGGGCAAGGCTGGAACGAAGATGTGCTAGTAGGCGGAAGATGGCACAATGGTGATGCGGTAATGATGAAAAGTTATGGTGAAGGTAAAGCGGTTTATGTAGGAGGTGTAGAACAAGCCACAGGATATGTTATGGTAAGCAATCCTAAAAAAGTGTATTTTTCTGATGCCGGAATGTTCATTATGCCTGATAAGATTGATGGTAATGTAACCAGTCCTCCTTTTATCTCTATTTTTAACAAACAACCTTACGAAACTTTAAGAGCTAACGGATTTTTTGGAACAGACCCTCGCTACGCACAAAGGATTTTATACCACCCTAAAGAGGGAGCTTGGAGTCCTTCTAGGCAAATTTGGGAAACACCCGACGAAGGGATTACTTTTAATATGTTGTACGATGCTAAAGACAACATATCTAATGTGGAATTTGCTCGTTCTAATCCCAATGTAATCTATGCTTGTGGAGAAAGTTTTATTTACAAATCCACAGATAATGGAATTACATGGCAGCAAATAGATATGCCTCAGTTAAACGGTTTCTTTCCAAATATTACCATAGATCCCAGAGACGAAAATAAAATATGGATAGTAAAAAGCTATACTCCAGGGGGAGTAGCTTATAGCGAAAATGGCGGAAAAACCTGGGTAAAACCACTGGAAAACAATCCCACTATGAACAAAATAGCCTTTCGTTGGTTAGTATTGGCTGGTGACGAAACCAACGGTATTTATTTAGGCTCTGATGAAGGTTCTTATGTCTATTACAAAGACGATACTATGAGCGATTGGATAAATTACTCAGAAGGGCTACCTCCTGCGGCAAGGCTTACCCGCTTAGTGCCTTTCTTTAAAGAAGGAAAACTAAGAGCTGCAACCTCTCAAGGGATATGGGAAATCCCTTTATATAGACAAACCTTTAAACCTATTGCGCAACCATTAGCCACCAACATCAGTGAGGCAAGATTGCCTAATGCCGATATGACGGTAGAGTTTGAATCTTATTCTATTGTGAACCAAGACAATGTTCAATGGGAGTGGTCGTTTAATCCTCAACCTTATTCCATAGATAATCCTAAAGCTCGAAACCCTAAAGTCGTTTTCAAATACAACGGCGAGTATGACGTTACCTTAAAAGTAACCACACCTCAAGGGACGGATAGCAAAACGATTAAAAAAATGATTGTGGTAAACAATGGGGTTCTTGGGACTAACGAAACGCAAGAGATGAGCAACCCTAAGAAAATCACGGTGTATCCTACCCTATTGAACCAAGGCGAAGAGCTTCGTGTTAAATTAGGCGAACCGAGAGAGAAAGCCCAATTCAAGATTTATAATGCCAACGGTACTTTGGTGAAAACAGTAGAAATAGAGACCAACGCTTCTAAGGAAATTACGGTTCCAACGCACGGATTACCGAAAGGCGTTTACCTTTTCCAATATTCTACTTATAGCTATATACAGCGTGGAAAGTTTATTATAAAGTAA
- the msrB gene encoding peptide-methionine (R)-S-oxide reductase MsrB, translating to MKSIIISLVGIFSLLQCLPKNSNMEKPQSIKHNPYYSRTDSTPVKLSNEEWHKVLSPELYSIAREAATERPFTGIYNDFDKKGNYYCAACGNHLFKSDYKFASSCGWPSFFEVNKEGVIYKRDSSHGMERTEVLCKRCEAHLGHVFNDGPPPTGIRYCMNSISLDFVPEEE from the coding sequence ATGAAATCAATAATTATCTCATTAGTAGGGATTTTTTCTTTACTACAATGTTTACCCAAAAACTCTAATATGGAAAAGCCACAATCTATAAAGCATAATCCTTACTATTCTCGTACAGACTCTACTCCAGTAAAGTTATCCAATGAAGAATGGCATAAAGTACTTTCGCCAGAGCTTTATTCTATTGCTAGAGAAGCCGCAACAGAAAGACCTTTTACAGGTATATATAACGATTTTGATAAAAAGGGAAATTACTATTGTGCCGCTTGTGGCAACCATTTGTTTAAGTCAGACTATAAGTTTGCTTCCTCTTGTGGTTGGCCAAGTTTTTTTGAAGTGAATAAAGAAGGTGTTATCTACAAGAGAGATTCTTCTCACGGTATGGAACGTACCGAAGTTTTATGCAAAAGATGCGAAGCTCATTTAGGGCATGTGTTTAATGATGGACCTCCGCCCACAGGCATACGCTATTGTATGAACTCTATAAGTTTAGATTTTGTTCCAGAGGAGGAATAA
- a CDS encoding helix-turn-helix domain-containing protein, with the protein MNKIGVNIRRLRERKGFSQEYVAQELNISQASYARLENENTKVTVERLSKIAEILETDITEFFNENRLSIQTQNNYEGSYGNGYVQNLHIENKEATQKLIESYEARIKEKDDIIVLLKELVH; encoded by the coding sequence ATGAATAAAATAGGAGTTAATATAAGAAGGTTGAGAGAGAGAAAAGGGTTTTCTCAAGAGTATGTAGCACAAGAACTCAACATAAGTCAAGCGTCTTATGCGAGATTAGAAAATGAAAATACTAAGGTAACTGTGGAAAGATTATCCAAAATAGCAGAAATATTAGAAACGGATATTACAGAGTTCTTCAACGAAAACAGATTGAGCATTCAAACTCAAAATAACTATGAAGGCTCTTATGGTAACGGGTATGTTCAAAATTTACATATAGAAAATAAGGAAGCTACCCAAAAGTTGATAGAATCTTACGAAGCTAGAATAAAAGAAAAAGATGATATAATAGTCCTTTTGAAAGAACTTGTACACTAA
- a CDS encoding nucleoside deaminase: MFTDEYFMRMAFQEALIAFEKDEVPVGCVIVHNERVIARGYNLTETLNDVTAHAEMQSITSAANALGGKYLKDCTMYVTLEPCTMCAGALFWSQISRVVIGARDEHRGFLKQNINLHPKTQISIGIMEDDCRNLVKEFFKSKR; the protein is encoded by the coding sequence ATGTTTACAGATGAATACTTTATGCGAATGGCCTTTCAGGAGGCTTTAATTGCGTTTGAAAAAGACGAAGTGCCTGTGGGCTGTGTAATTGTACACAATGAGAGAGTAATTGCTAGAGGTTACAATCTTACAGAAACTCTAAACGATGTTACTGCCCATGCAGAAATGCAGTCCATAACTTCTGCGGCTAACGCCCTAGGAGGCAAATACCTTAAAGACTGTACTATGTATGTTACATTAGAACCTTGTACTATGTGTGCAGGGGCTTTATTTTGGTCTCAGATTTCTAGAGTGGTTATAGGCGCTAGAGACGAACATAGAGGCTTTCTAAAGCAAAATATCAACCTTCATCCTAAAACCCAAATTTCCATTGGAATTATGGAAGACGATTGCCGCAATCTAGTAAAAGAGTTTTTTAAATCTAAAAGGTGA
- a CDS encoding superoxide dismutase family protein, protein MKKLSLLLGSVFALTSCVTSKTYTIQSKSNTNTKGTATFTQKAKTVTLNIDVHNLTPGKHAIHIHEFGDCSAKDGSSAGGHWNPTGHHHGKWETEHFHRGDIGNLNADKNGHATLTFSTDKWCLGCKDETKNLYNKSIIIHAGEDDYRTQPTGNAGGRVGCVEIKK, encoded by the coding sequence ATGAAAAAACTAAGTTTGTTATTAGGAAGTGTTTTTGCTCTAACCTCTTGTGTTACAAGTAAAACCTATACCATACAATCTAAAAGTAATACCAATACAAAAGGTACAGCTACTTTTACCCAAAAAGCTAAAACAGTTACTTTGAATATAGATGTTCACAACCTAACGCCTGGTAAACACGCCATTCATATTCACGAGTTTGGAGATTGCTCGGCTAAAGACGGTTCTTCTGCTGGTGGACATTGGAATCCTACGGGGCATCATCACGGAAAATGGGAAACTGAACATTTCCACAGAGGAGATATAGGAAACCTCAATGCTGATAAAAACGGACATGCAACGCTTACATTTAGTACAGATAAATGGTGTTTGGGCTGCAAAGACGAAACTAAAAATCTTTACAATAAATCTATCATCATCCACGCTGGAGAAGATGATTATCGTACTCAACCCACAGGTAATGCAGGTGGAAGAGTGGGCTGTGTAGAAATAAAGAAATAA